One window from the genome of Micromonospora aurantiaca ATCC 27029 encodes:
- a CDS encoding transglycosylase domain-containing protein gives MRNSGSTPEPGGATQVRPRRKRRRLLVVLAVCTLLAGCGLVAGGYYFDSVPTPSDLKLPESTTVYYADGRTPMAKLGAQNRTIVPYDQMNDSAKQAIVAAEDRTFWTNQGIDFKGVMRAAWANVSGGQRQGASTLTQQYARIAADLRGVTYSRKLREAVIAWKLDDAYSKEEILGFYLNTVPFGRGAYGIEAAAQTYFGKTVRRDAPAARQLTPAEAMVLCAMVKQPEADPADPEGSPGYDPRRNALARQNSIDRWNYIRDGMVKLGYLTPQQAADLAYPDTVRPIDKDAGRSDLDRPTGLVVNHVLAELRETEPFRGKPDEVIRDGGYRIVTTIDKRVQDAAEAAADIRRDTAPQAVRGQPRNWQAALVAVEPGTGRVLGYYGGDKGSGADYAGWYYDENGETRGFGQHPPGSSFKVYDLAAAVRDGISVKQRFDSPDTKEFPASGRTKGSAAGPIRNAERAPCQPDCALWEATVASLNVTYFELTEKLGTAKVIETARQAGVESMWETVRGNPRPQRVDLRSDPADEVAKRFSTEVGIGQYGITVQDHANGMATFAAGGKRADAHFVRSVTKDDEEVWTEQLRTTDLGLDREAIDQLDWTLRRVRAAELGNGWDSAGKTGTWQAGQSTTQNVHTWMVGWTGALASAVWLGTTDGKPLRTRGGSYEVYGSTGAAPIWRQFMTRATAAMKLDPDKYRFGQPKFPGETPEPTRSAPPPATTAAPTPSESPSPSPSSSSPSPDPTGRPTSRPSLPPLPTVSPTRTRGPR, from the coding sequence GTGCGGAACAGCGGATCCACCCCGGAACCGGGCGGCGCGACCCAGGTGCGCCCCAGGCGCAAGCGGCGGCGTCTGCTGGTCGTCCTCGCGGTCTGCACGCTGCTGGCCGGCTGCGGGCTGGTCGCCGGCGGCTACTACTTCGACAGCGTGCCGACGCCCAGCGACCTGAAGCTGCCCGAGTCCACCACCGTCTACTACGCAGACGGGCGCACGCCGATGGCGAAGCTGGGCGCGCAGAACCGCACCATCGTGCCGTACGACCAGATGAACGACTCGGCGAAGCAGGCGATCGTGGCGGCCGAGGACCGTACGTTCTGGACGAACCAGGGCATCGACTTCAAGGGTGTGATGCGGGCGGCCTGGGCCAACGTGAGCGGCGGGCAGCGGCAGGGCGCGTCCACCCTCACCCAGCAGTACGCGCGCATCGCCGCGGACCTGCGCGGGGTCACCTACTCCCGCAAGCTGCGCGAGGCGGTGATCGCGTGGAAGCTCGACGACGCGTACTCCAAGGAGGAGATCCTCGGTTTCTACCTGAACACCGTGCCGTTCGGCCGGGGCGCGTACGGCATCGAGGCGGCCGCGCAGACGTACTTCGGCAAGACGGTGCGCCGGGACGCGCCCGCCGCGCGGCAGCTCACGCCGGCCGAGGCGATGGTGCTCTGCGCGATGGTGAAGCAGCCGGAGGCGGACCCGGCCGACCCGGAGGGCTCGCCCGGCTACGATCCGCGCCGCAACGCGCTGGCCCGGCAGAACTCGATCGACAGGTGGAACTACATCCGCGACGGCATGGTCAAGCTCGGCTACCTGACGCCGCAGCAGGCGGCGGATCTCGCGTACCCGGACACGGTCCGGCCGATCGACAAGGACGCGGGCCGCTCCGACCTGGACCGGCCGACCGGCCTGGTGGTCAACCATGTGCTCGCCGAGCTGCGCGAGACCGAGCCGTTCCGCGGCAAGCCGGACGAGGTGATCCGCGACGGCGGCTACCGGATCGTCACCACGATCGACAAGCGCGTGCAGGACGCGGCCGAGGCGGCGGCGGACATCCGCCGCGACACCGCGCCGCAGGCGGTACGCGGCCAGCCGCGCAACTGGCAGGCCGCGCTGGTGGCGGTGGAGCCGGGCACCGGCCGGGTGCTCGGCTACTACGGCGGCGACAAGGGCTCGGGCGCGGACTACGCCGGCTGGTACTACGACGAGAACGGCGAGACCCGCGGCTTCGGCCAGCATCCGCCGGGGTCGTCGTTCAAGGTGTACGACCTGGCCGCCGCCGTACGCGACGGGATCTCGGTGAAGCAGCGGTTCGACTCGCCGGACACCAAGGAGTTCCCCGCCTCGGGGCGGACGAAGGGCAGCGCGGCCGGGCCGATCCGCAACGCGGAGCGCGCGCCCTGCCAGCCGGACTGCGCGCTCTGGGAGGCCACTGTCGCGTCGCTGAACGTGACCTACTTCGAGCTGACCGAGAAGCTGGGCACCGCCAAGGTGATCGAGACCGCGCGGCAGGCCGGCGTGGAGTCGATGTGGGAGACGGTGCGGGGCAATCCCCGGCCGCAGCGCGTCGACCTGCGCAGCGACCCGGCCGACGAGGTGGCGAAGCGGTTCTCCACCGAGGTCGGGATCGGGCAGTACGGCATCACCGTGCAGGACCACGCGAACGGGATGGCGACGTTCGCGGCCGGCGGCAAGCGTGCCGACGCGCACTTCGTCCGGTCGGTGACCAAGGACGACGAGGAGGTGTGGACCGAGCAGCTCCGTACGACGGACCTGGGCCTGGACCGGGAGGCGATCGACCAGCTCGACTGGACGCTGCGCCGCGTGCGGGCCGCCGAGCTGGGCAACGGCTGGGACTCCGCCGGGAAGACCGGCACCTGGCAGGCCGGGCAGAGCACCACGCAGAACGTGCACACCTGGATGGTCGGCTGGACCGGCGCGCTCGCCTCGGCCGTCTGGCTGGGCACCACCGACGGCAAGCCGCTGCGGACCAGGGGCGGCAGCTACGAGGTGTACGGCTCGACCGGCGCCGCGCCGATCTGGCGGCAGTTCATGACCCGGGCCACCGCGGCCATGAAGCTCGACCCGGACAAGTACCGCTTCGGTCAGCCGAAGTTCCCCGGCGAGACCCCGGAGCCGACCCGGTCGGCGCCTCCGCCGGCGACCACCGCCGCGCCGACGCCGTCGGAGTCGCCGAGCCCGAGCCCGTCCTCGTCGAGCCCGAGCCCGGACCCGACCGGGCGGCCGACCTCGCGGCCGTCGCTGCCGCCGCTGCCCACCGTGTCGCCGACGCGGACCCGCGGCCCACGCTGA
- a CDS encoding YbaB/EbfC family nucleoid-associated protein — translation MTNDPFSAAASIDELLTRTQQALTAMRSRASAHADGEPGDLLRAEGTAAGGRVRAVAVQGGRLDSVTIDPELAGEPFDVLCGHFVTAANAALSELDARVSASARADADALAARLGSMGDQAELFGRAMHEAAARIHRDRGTASQGARRA, via the coding sequence ATGACCAACGACCCGTTCTCGGCGGCCGCGAGCATCGACGAGCTGCTGACCCGCACGCAGCAGGCGCTCACCGCGATGCGCTCCCGGGCCTCGGCGCACGCCGACGGCGAGCCCGGCGACCTGCTGCGCGCCGAGGGCACGGCCGCCGGCGGCCGGGTCCGCGCGGTCGCCGTCCAGGGTGGCCGGCTGGATTCCGTGACGATCGACCCGGAACTGGCCGGCGAGCCCTTCGACGTCCTCTGCGGACACTTCGTCACCGCCGCCAACGCCGCGCTGTCCGAGCTGGACGCCCGGGTCAGCGCGTCGGCGCGGGCCGACGCCGACGCGCTCGCCGCCCGGCTCGGCAGCATGGGCGACCAGGCCGAGCTGTTCGGCCGCGCGATGCACGAGGCGGCCGCGCGGATCCACCGCGACCGCGGCACCGCGTCCCAGGGCGCGCGCCGGGCCTGA
- a CDS encoding diacylglycerol/lipid kinase family protein: MDTRTAERPDTTPAPAAPPAGVIAVVAHRKKTFGGGLDELRSRLVAAGVGRLLWYEVPKSRKAPKRVRAALDEGAELVLVWGGDGMVQRCADALAGSGVPMGILPAGTANLFAVNLGIPVDLPEAVRIALHGRRRELDLGRINGEHFAVMAGAGFDGDLIRDADRQLKGRFGRIAYVWTGLRHVRGECVRTRIRVDGADWFDDEASCVLFGNVGTITGGIPAFDDARPDDGALEVGVSTASGAVDWARTLGRMAAGRSEESPFVRITRGRKIKVRFDAPKTYELDGGARGKAKRLKVKVVPGALTVCCPDPAD; the protein is encoded by the coding sequence ATGGACACGCGCACGGCCGAACGCCCGGACACCACCCCCGCCCCCGCCGCGCCCCCGGCCGGTGTGATCGCTGTCGTCGCCCACCGGAAGAAGACGTTCGGGGGTGGGCTCGACGAGCTGCGCTCCCGGCTCGTCGCCGCCGGGGTCGGGCGGCTGCTCTGGTACGAGGTGCCCAAGAGCCGCAAGGCGCCCAAGCGGGTGCGCGCGGCCCTGGACGAGGGCGCCGAGCTGGTGCTGGTGTGGGGCGGCGACGGCATGGTGCAGCGGTGCGCCGACGCGCTCGCGGGCAGCGGCGTGCCGATGGGCATCCTGCCCGCCGGCACGGCCAACCTGTTCGCGGTGAACCTGGGCATCCCGGTCGACCTGCCGGAGGCGGTACGCATCGCGCTGCACGGCCGCCGGCGCGAGCTGGACCTGGGCCGGATCAACGGCGAGCACTTCGCGGTGATGGCCGGCGCCGGGTTCGACGGCGACCTGATCCGTGACGCCGACCGGCAGCTCAAGGGCCGGTTCGGCCGGATCGCGTACGTCTGGACCGGGCTGCGGCACGTGCGCGGCGAGTGCGTACGGACCCGGATCCGGGTCGACGGCGCCGACTGGTTCGACGACGAGGCGAGCTGCGTGTTGTTCGGCAACGTCGGCACCATCACCGGCGGCATCCCGGCCTTCGACGACGCCCGCCCGGACGACGGAGCGCTGGAGGTCGGCGTGTCCACCGCCAGCGGCGCGGTGGACTGGGCGCGCACGCTGGGCCGGATGGCCGCCGGGCGTTCCGAGGAGTCGCCGTTCGTGCGGATCACCCGGGGTCGCAAGATCAAGGTCCGGTTCGACGCGCCGAAGACGTACGAGCTGGACGGCGGCGCCCGGGGCAAGGCGAAACGGCTCAAGGTGAAGGTGGTGCCGGGTGCGCTGACCGTGTGCTGTCCCGACCCGGCGGACTGA
- a CDS encoding M4 family metallopeptidase, protein MKLSPRLAALTGAAAAGLLAAGTAAAVQAAPPGPAAPDPAQARATAADSARALVANRPAYLQAGSDDAFVQKPVISSEGTQYVPYERTYKGLPVVGGDFVLATDSAGNLKYASVAQQRPIGALATTPALTPAAAAKTARAQLKTVNAVEGTTLVVYTLGAAPALAWETTVRGTGADGPSRLTVDVDARTGAVLRKQEHVVRGTGTGAWNGPSPLTLNTTQSGSTYTMKDPTVTNLSCQDAANNTTFSGSDDVWGNGTATNKETGCVDALFSAQTEHKMLAQWLGRNGANGNGGYWPIRVGLNDQNAYYDGSQVQIGKNTAGQWIGSLDVVAHEIGHGIDDNTPGGISGGGTQEFVADTFGAATEWFANEPSSYDAPDFLVGEKINLVGSGPIRNMYNPSALGDPNCYSSSIPSTEVHAAAGPGNHWFYLLANGSSPTNGQPSSSTCNGSSVTGLGIQKAMKIMYNGMLLKTSSSSYLKYRTWTLQAAKNLYPGSCAEFNTVKAAWDAVSVPAQSGDPTCAGGTPTPTPSTTTTPPSGGCSGNKLANPGFESGNVSWSASSGVITTDSGQAAHGGSYKAWLDGYGSSHTDTLSQSVTIPAGCRATLSFWLHIDSAESTTSTAYDKLTVKAGSTTLATYSNLNKATGYVQRSFDISSLAGTTATISFSGVEDSSLQTSFVVDDTAVTLS, encoded by the coding sequence GTGAAACTCTCACCTCGCCTCGCCGCGCTCACCGGCGCGGCCGCGGCCGGCCTGCTCGCCGCAGGCACCGCCGCCGCCGTGCAGGCCGCGCCACCCGGACCCGCCGCCCCCGACCCGGCGCAGGCCCGCGCGACCGCCGCCGACTCGGCCCGCGCCCTGGTCGCGAACCGCCCCGCCTACCTGCAGGCCGGCTCCGACGACGCGTTCGTCCAGAAGCCGGTCATCTCCTCCGAGGGCACCCAGTACGTGCCGTACGAGCGCACCTACAAGGGCCTCCCGGTGGTCGGCGGCGACTTCGTGCTCGCCACGGACTCGGCCGGCAACCTGAAGTACGCCTCGGTCGCCCAGCAGCGGCCCATCGGCGCCCTCGCCACCACGCCCGCGCTGACTCCGGCCGCCGCCGCGAAGACGGCGCGCGCCCAGCTCAAGACCGTGAACGCGGTCGAGGGCACCACGCTCGTGGTCTACACGCTCGGCGCCGCACCGGCGCTGGCCTGGGAGACCACTGTTCGCGGCACCGGCGCGGACGGGCCGAGCCGGCTCACCGTCGACGTCGACGCCCGCACCGGCGCGGTCCTGCGCAAGCAGGAGCACGTCGTCCGCGGCACCGGCACCGGCGCCTGGAACGGGCCCAGCCCGCTCACGCTCAACACCACCCAGTCGGGCTCCACGTACACCATGAAGGACCCGACCGTCACCAACCTGAGCTGCCAGGACGCGGCCAACAACACCACGTTCAGCGGCTCCGACGACGTGTGGGGCAACGGCACCGCCACCAACAAGGAGACCGGCTGCGTGGACGCGTTGTTCTCCGCGCAGACCGAGCACAAGATGCTCGCCCAGTGGCTGGGCCGCAACGGCGCCAACGGCAACGGCGGCTACTGGCCGATCCGGGTGGGCCTCAACGACCAGAACGCCTACTACGACGGCAGCCAGGTGCAGATCGGCAAGAACACCGCCGGCCAGTGGATCGGCTCGCTGGACGTGGTGGCGCACGAGATCGGCCACGGCATCGACGACAACACCCCGGGCGGCATCTCCGGCGGCGGCACCCAGGAGTTCGTGGCCGATACGTTCGGCGCGGCCACCGAGTGGTTCGCCAACGAGCCGTCCAGCTACGACGCGCCCGACTTCCTGGTCGGCGAGAAGATCAACCTGGTCGGCTCCGGCCCGATCCGCAACATGTACAACCCGTCGGCGCTCGGCGACCCGAACTGCTACTCCAGCAGCATCCCGTCGACCGAGGTGCACGCCGCGGCCGGCCCGGGCAACCACTGGTTCTACCTGCTCGCCAACGGCAGCAGCCCGACCAACGGGCAGCCGTCCAGCTCGACCTGCAACGGCAGCAGCGTGACCGGCCTGGGCATCCAGAAGGCCATGAAGATCATGTACAACGGCATGCTGCTGAAGACCTCGTCCTCGTCGTACCTGAAGTACCGCACCTGGACGCTGCAGGCGGCGAAGAACCTCTACCCGGGCAGCTGCGCGGAGTTCAACACGGTCAAGGCGGCCTGGGACGCGGTGAGCGTGCCGGCCCAGTCCGGTGACCCGACCTGCGCCGGCGGCACCCCGACGCCCACCCCGAGCACCACGACCACCCCGCCGTCGGGCGGCTGCTCCGGCAACAAGCTCGCCAACCCGGGCTTCGAGTCCGGCAACGTGAGCTGGAGCGCCTCGTCCGGCGTCATCACCACCGACAGCGGCCAGGCCGCGCACGGCGGCTCGTACAAGGCGTGGCTGGACGGGTACGGCTCGTCGCACACCGACACGCTCAGCCAGTCGGTGACGATCCCGGCCGGCTGCCGGGCGACGTTGAGCTTCTGGCTGCACATCGACAGCGCGGAGTCGACCACCAGCACCGCGTACGACAAGCTCACCGTCAAGGCGGGCAGCACCACGCTGGCCACGTACTCCAACCTGAACAAGGCCACCGGCTACGTGCAGCGGTCCTTCGACATCTCGTCGCTCGCAGGCACCACGGCGACCATCTCGTTCAGCGGCGTGGAGGACAGCTCGTTGCAGACGTCCTTCGTCGTCGACGACACCGCGGTCACCCTGAGCTGA
- a CDS encoding transglycosylase family protein produces MATEYSARSRRTALGAVLAGAAVGAATLFGPAAPASAGVNWDAVARCESGGNWKINTGNGYYGGLQFSRATWNGYGGKKYAARADLASRSEQIAVAEKVRRGQGIGAWPVCGKKGGSASAATRSERATTKAAPKRAATREAAPERAATRKAAPERATTTVAPQPSSGAGTYLVRRGDTLSEIAVTQRVDGGWRALHERNRAVVGDDPGLIFPGQRLRLR; encoded by the coding sequence ATGGCAACTGAATACTCAGCCCGAAGCCGCCGTACCGCCCTCGGAGCGGTCCTGGCCGGCGCCGCCGTCGGCGCCGCGACCCTGTTCGGCCCGGCCGCTCCGGCCAGCGCAGGCGTCAACTGGGACGCGGTCGCGCGCTGCGAGTCGGGCGGCAACTGGAAGATCAACACCGGTAACGGCTACTACGGCGGGCTCCAGTTCTCCCGCGCCACCTGGAACGGCTACGGCGGCAAGAAGTACGCCGCCCGCGCCGACCTGGCCAGCCGGTCCGAGCAGATCGCCGTCGCGGAGAAGGTGCGGCGCGGCCAGGGCATCGGCGCGTGGCCGGTCTGCGGCAAGAAGGGCGGCTCGGCGAGCGCGGCGACCCGGTCCGAGCGGGCCACCACAAAGGCGGCCCCGAAGCGGGCCGCCACGCGCGAGGCCGCGCCGGAGCGGGCGGCCACCCGCAAGGCCGCGCCGGAGCGCGCCACGACGACGGTGGCGCCGCAGCCGTCGTCCGGCGCCGGGACGTACCTGGTCCGGCGTGGGGACACGCTGTCGGAGATCGCCGTGACGCAGCGCGTCGACGGCGGCTGGCGCGCCCTGCACGAGCGCAACCGCGCAGTGGTCGGCGACGACCCCGGCCTGATCTTCCCCGGTCAGCGGCTGCGGCTGCGCTGA
- a CDS encoding FAD-binding and (Fe-S)-binding domain-containing protein, with the protein MTKLSASTRAGLESVVPGGVTTRAADRLRMAHDASHYLLHPGAVITPADAGQVAALLAYGRRTGTALTFRSGGTSLSGQAVTDGLLVDVRRHFRDLTVLDDGRRVRVQPGVVLRQVNARLASYGRKLGPDPASESACTVGGVVANNSSGMTCGTEFNTYRTLESLVLALPGGTVLDTGAPDADARLRAAEPDLHAGLLRLRDRVRGNPDSVRRIRAQYAMKNTMGYGVNAFLDHDDPADLLTRLVVGSEGTLAFVASATFRTVPVHRHAATGLLVFDTLGAAMAAMPALVAAGPAAIELLDAAALRVAQRDPKADATLRGLAVRGHAALLAEWQESDPAALADRVADAGPVLSGLPLSAPARLSGEPAARAALWHIRKGLYAAVAGARPSGTTALLEDIAVPVEALAGTCASLADLFERHRYADSVIFGHAKDGNLHFMLNERFDGGEAPARYADFTEEMVDLVLGHGGTLKAEHGTGRVMAPYVRRQFGDELYEVMRELKTLCDPDGVLNPGVLLSDDPEIHMRHLKTVPAVEEEVDRCVECGYCEPVCPSRDLTTTPRQRIVLRREIAAAQAAGDTALARELTDDYDYDAVQTCAVDGMCATACPVLINTGDLVKRLRAQEHGRTAGTAWRGAARRWGATTRGMARGLDLAGALPPALPEAATRAARAVLGADRVPRWQRDLPRGGAPRRPHPADDPDAVFVPSCLGTLFAPAQGGTGVAAALLTLAERAGVRLLVPDGIGDLCCGTPWSSKGLTDGYRSVRDRVPPVLRAASRDGALPVVSDAASCTEGFERLLDGAGDVRVVDAVAYTAGTLLPRLTVRRRIGSLALHPTCSSVRLGLDDALLTVARAVADEVVVPEGWQCCGFAGDRGLLHPELTASATRAEAAAVAARPFDGYASVNRTCEIGLARATGQPYRHLLELLAEVTAP; encoded by the coding sequence ATGACGAAGCTGAGCGCGTCCACGCGGGCCGGGCTGGAGTCGGTGGTGCCCGGCGGCGTGACGACCCGGGCCGCGGACCGGCTGCGGATGGCCCACGACGCCTCGCACTACCTGCTGCACCCCGGCGCGGTGATCACGCCGGCCGACGCCGGTCAGGTGGCGGCGCTGCTCGCGTACGGGCGCCGCACCGGCACCGCGCTGACGTTCCGCTCCGGCGGCACCAGCCTCAGCGGCCAGGCGGTCACCGACGGGCTGCTCGTCGACGTGCGGCGGCACTTCCGCGATCTGACGGTGCTCGACGACGGGCGGCGGGTACGGGTGCAGCCCGGGGTGGTGCTGCGGCAGGTGAACGCGCGCCTCGCGTCGTACGGCCGCAAACTCGGCCCCGACCCGGCCAGCGAGTCCGCCTGCACGGTCGGCGGCGTGGTCGCCAACAACTCCAGCGGCATGACCTGCGGAACCGAGTTCAACACGTACCGGACGCTGGAGTCGCTGGTCCTCGCCCTGCCCGGCGGCACCGTGCTGGACACCGGCGCCCCGGACGCCGACGCCCGGCTGCGCGCCGCCGAACCGGACCTGCACGCCGGGCTGCTGCGGCTGCGCGACCGGGTACGCGGCAATCCCGACTCGGTGCGCCGCATCCGCGCCCAGTACGCCATGAAGAACACCATGGGGTACGGCGTGAACGCGTTCCTCGACCACGACGACCCGGCCGACCTGCTCACCCGGCTCGTGGTGGGCAGTGAGGGCACGCTCGCGTTCGTCGCCTCGGCGACGTTCCGCACCGTACCCGTGCACCGGCACGCCGCGACCGGCCTGCTGGTCTTCGACACCCTGGGCGCGGCGATGGCCGCCATGCCGGCGCTGGTGGCCGCCGGGCCGGCGGCGATCGAGTTGCTCGACGCCGCCGCCCTGCGGGTCGCCCAGCGCGACCCGAAGGCGGACGCGACGCTGCGCGGCCTGGCCGTGCGCGGGCACGCCGCGCTGCTCGCCGAGTGGCAGGAGTCCGACCCGGCGGCGCTCGCCGACCGGGTCGCAGACGCCGGACCGGTGCTGTCCGGCCTGCCGCTGAGCGCCCCGGCCCGGCTCAGCGGAGAGCCGGCCGCCCGCGCCGCGCTGTGGCACATCCGCAAGGGCCTGTACGCGGCCGTGGCGGGCGCCCGCCCGTCCGGCACCACGGCGCTGCTGGAGGACATCGCCGTCCCGGTCGAGGCGCTCGCCGGCACCTGCGCGTCGCTCGCCGACCTGTTCGAGCGGCACCGGTACGCCGACAGCGTGATCTTCGGCCACGCCAAGGACGGCAACCTGCACTTCATGCTCAACGAGCGGTTCGACGGCGGCGAGGCCCCGGCGCGCTACGCCGACTTCACCGAGGAGATGGTCGACCTGGTGCTCGGCCACGGCGGCACGCTCAAGGCAGAGCACGGCACCGGCCGGGTGATGGCCCCCTACGTGCGCCGCCAGTTCGGTGACGAGCTGTACGAGGTGATGCGCGAGCTGAAGACGCTCTGCGACCCGGACGGCGTGCTGAACCCGGGCGTGCTGCTCAGCGACGACCCGGAGATCCACATGCGGCACCTCAAGACCGTGCCGGCGGTGGAGGAGGAGGTGGACCGCTGCGTCGAGTGCGGCTACTGCGAGCCGGTCTGCCCCAGCCGTGATCTCACCACCACGCCCCGGCAGCGCATCGTGCTGCGCCGGGAGATCGCCGCCGCGCAGGCCGCCGGAGACACCGCGCTGGCCCGGGAGCTGACCGACGACTACGACTACGACGCGGTGCAGACGTGCGCGGTCGACGGCATGTGCGCCACCGCCTGCCCGGTGCTGATCAACACCGGTGACCTGGTCAAGCGGCTGCGCGCGCAGGAGCACGGCCGGACGGCGGGGACCGCCTGGCGCGGCGCGGCCCGCCGCTGGGGCGCCACCACCCGGGGCATGGCCCGGGGACTCGACCTGGCCGGGGCGCTGCCGCCCGCGCTGCCCGAGGCCGCCACCCGGGCCGCCCGCGCGGTGCTCGGCGCGGACCGGGTGCCGCGGTGGCAGCGGGACCTGCCGCGCGGCGGCGCCCCGCGCCGCCCCCACCCGGCCGACGACCCCGACGCGGTGTTCGTCCCGTCCTGCCTGGGCACGCTGTTCGCCCCGGCGCAGGGTGGCACCGGCGTGGCCGCCGCGCTGCTCACGCTCGCCGAGCGGGCCGGCGTACGCCTGCTCGTGCCGGACGGCATCGGTGACCTGTGCTGCGGCACCCCCTGGTCGTCGAAGGGCCTCACCGACGGCTACCGGTCGGTCCGCGACCGCGTGCCCCCGGTGCTGCGCGCCGCGAGCCGCGACGGCGCGCTGCCGGTGGTCAGCGACGCCGCGTCCTGCACCGAGGGCTTCGAACGGCTGCTCGACGGCGCCGGGGACGTGCGGGTCGTGGACGCGGTCGCGTACACCGCCGGCACGCTGCTGCCCCGGCTGACGGTGCGCCGCCGGATCGGTTCGCTCGCGCTGCACCCGACCTGCTCGTCGGTCCGGCTCGGCCTGGACGACGCGCTGCTCACCGTGGCCCGCGCGGTCGCCGACGAGGTGGTGGTCCCGGAGGGCTGGCAGTGCTGCGGCTTCGCCGGCGACCGGGGTCTGCTGCATCCGGAGCTGACCGCGTCGGCCACCCGGGCCGAGGCCGCCGCCGTCGCGGCACGGCCCTTCGACGGGTACGCCTCGGTGAACCGCACCTGCGAGATCGGGCTGGCGCGGGCCACCGGGCAGCCGTACCGGCACCTGCTGGAGCTGCTGGCCGAGGTGACCGCGCCGTAG
- a CDS encoding LLM class flavin-dependent oxidoreductase, whose amino-acid sequence MTDHGHELTFGGFITPAAGQPDQVVALARLCEQVGLDLVTFQDHPYQPGFLDTWTLMSYVAAATERIRLAGNVLNLPLRQPVVLARSVASLDLLTGGRVELGLGAGAFWDAIEAAGGRRLSPGAAVDALDEAIRVIREVWDTGSRGMIRVDGEHYRVVGAKRGPAPAHSVGIWVGAYKPRMLRLVGRAADGWLPSLSYLPKGPDELPALNALVDEGARAAGRDPAAIRRMLNVTGTFARSSAGFLAGPPEQWVEELAGLTLEHGITTFILGSDEPRAIQIFGQEVAPAVRELVAAERATPAGGAREAADEPTNAGGPSTLGVTPTPDPGVRLSARRPWDESTRPSAPPPPAGHVYPARGQAAGQHLVDVHDHLRQELAQVRDLLEQVKQGSVSPGRARAALNEMTMRQNNWTLGAYCAAYCTMVTQHHGLEDASVFPHLRRSEAGLAAVLDRLEEEHVVIHGVVESVDRALVELVRRPGDFTQLQEAVDLLTDTLLSHLSYEEHQIVEPLARHGFFPGQL is encoded by the coding sequence ATGACCGATCACGGACACGAGCTGACCTTCGGCGGCTTCATCACCCCCGCCGCCGGGCAGCCCGACCAGGTCGTGGCGCTGGCCCGGCTGTGCGAGCAGGTCGGACTGGACCTGGTCACGTTCCAGGACCATCCCTACCAGCCGGGCTTCCTGGACACCTGGACGCTGATGTCCTACGTGGCCGCGGCGACCGAACGCATCCGCCTGGCCGGAAACGTCCTCAACCTGCCGTTGCGCCAGCCGGTGGTGCTGGCCCGCAGCGTCGCCAGCCTGGACCTGCTCACCGGCGGCCGGGTCGAGCTGGGACTCGGCGCGGGCGCGTTCTGGGACGCGATCGAGGCGGCGGGCGGGCGGCGACTGTCCCCCGGCGCCGCCGTCGACGCCCTCGACGAGGCGATCCGGGTGATCCGCGAGGTCTGGGACACCGGCAGCCGCGGCATGATCCGTGTCGACGGCGAGCACTACCGGGTGGTCGGCGCCAAGCGCGGCCCGGCGCCCGCGCATTCGGTCGGCATCTGGGTCGGCGCGTACAAGCCGCGCATGCTGCGCCTGGTGGGCCGCGCCGCGGACGGCTGGCTGCCGTCCCTGTCGTACCTGCCCAAGGGCCCCGACGAGCTGCCCGCCCTGAACGCGCTCGTGGACGAGGGCGCCCGGGCCGCCGGGCGCGACCCGGCCGCGATCCGCCGCATGCTCAACGTGACCGGCACGTTCGCCCGCTCGTCCGCCGGCTTTCTGGCCGGGCCGCCGGAGCAGTGGGTGGAGGAACTGGCCGGGCTCACCCTGGAGCACGGCATCACCACGTTCATCCTCGGCAGCGACGAGCCGCGCGCGATCCAGATCTTCGGCCAGGAGGTGGCCCCCGCGGTCCGGGAGCTGGTCGCCGCCGAGCGCGCCACGCCCGCCGGCGGCGCCCGGGAGGCCGCCGACGAGCCGACCAACGCCGGCGGCCCGAGCACGCTCGGCGTCACCCCCACCCCCGACCCGGGGGTACGCCTGAGCGCGCGCCGCCCGTGGGACGAGTCCACCCGCCCGAGCGCTCCGCCGCCGCCGGCCGGACACGTCTACCCGGCCCGGGGACAGGCCGCCGGGCAGCACCTGGTGGACGTGCACGACCATCTGCGCCAGGAGCTGGCCCAGGTGCGCGACCTGCTGGAACAGGTCAAGCAGGGCTCGGTCTCGCCGGGCCGGGCGCGGGCGGCGCTCAACGAGATGACCATGCGGCAGAACAACTGGACGCTCGGGGCGTACTGCGCGGCCTACTGCACGATGGTCACCCAGCACCACGGGCTGGAGGACGCCTCGGTCTTCCCGCACCTGCGCCGCTCAGAGGCCGGGCTGGCCGCGGTGCTGGACCGCCTCGAGGAGGAGCACGTGGTGATCCACGGGGTGGTGGAGAGCGTCGACCGGGCGCTCGTGGAGCTGGTCCGGCGGCCCGGCGACTTCACGCAGCTCCAGGAGGCGGTGGACCTGCTCACCGACACGCTGCTGTCGCACCTGTCGTACGAGGAGCACCAGATCGTCGAGCCGCTGGCCCGGCACGGGTTCTTCCCCGGCCAGCTGTGA